The following DNA comes from Pseudomonas sp. MYb118.
GAGCACGGCGGGGTGGATGTAGCACTTGCGACAGACCGCCGGCGTGTTGCCCAGTTGCCGGGCCACACCCTTGACCATTTCCACCACATGCCGCTTGGCGTCCGATTCCGGCTGCCATTGCAATTCGCGCAGCACCGCCAGCGCCAGCGCACTCCCGGCCCAGGTGCGGTAGTCCTTGGCGGTGAAGTCGGCGCCGGTCAGGGTTTGCAGGTAGGCGTTCACATCGCTTGAGCTGACCGTGTGCCGCTCGCCGTCCTCGTCCAGGTACTGAAACAGGTTTTGCCCGGGGATCTCCTGGCAGCGCTTGATGATCCGCGCCAGGCGCCGGTCCTTGACGGTGATCTGGTGTTCGATGCCGCTCTTGCCTCGAAACTGGAAGCGGATCGCCGTGCCGTTGACCTCCACATGCCGGTTGCGCAGGGTCGTCAGCCCGTAGGAGCGGTTGTCTCGCGCGTACTGGGTGTTGCCGACGCGAATCAGCGTCGCATCGAGCAAGGTAATCACCGTGGCCATGACCTTGTCGCGGCTGAAGCCCGGTGCCTCCAGCAGCGCTTCGAGCTGCTTGCGCAACTTAGGCAGGGCCAGGCCGAATTCGCGCAGGCGCGAGTATTTATCGGCATCACGTACTTCGCGCCAGCGCGGGTGATAGCGGTATTGCTTGCGCCCGCGGGCATCGCGGCCGGTGGCTTGCAGATGCCCGCGCGGGTCGGCGCAGATCCACACATCGGTGTAGGCCGGCGGTACGGCGAGGGCGTTGATGCGCTGGA
Coding sequences within:
- a CDS encoding DNA topoisomerase IB, giving the protein MPDTALPDVLPPDLHYVDDTQPGFSRKKLRGKFCYFDASGQRITDKDEIQRINALAVPPAYTDVWICADPRGHLQATGRDARGRKQYRYHPRWREVRDADKYSRLREFGLALPKLRKQLEALLEAPGFSRDKVMATVITLLDATLIRVGNTQYARDNRSYGLTTLRNRHVEVNGTAIRFQFRGKSGIEHQITVKDRRLARIIKRCQEIPGQNLFQYLDEDGERHTVSSSDVNAYLQTLTGADFTAKDYRTWAGSALALAVLRELQWQPESDAKRHVVEMVKGVARQLGNTPAVCRKCYIHPAVLEGFLLGALAALPRPRTRKGLRAEEVGLAMFLEQMIEATQPTN